TCTAGGCGTTCCGGAAGACTATTATATAACCAGTCCGAGCTACACGTTGATTAACGAATATCCGGCCCGCCATACCTTTTTTCACATTGATTTATATCGTATTGAAAGTACAGTTGATTTCGAAGATATCGGTTTATACGAGATCCTCGATCAAAACGGCGTGGTGGCGATCGAATGGGCCGACAGGCTGAATCAGAATCTTTTGGCCGATCATGTCAACATACAGATAGAGATCTCGGGTGACGAATCCCGCATAATTTGCATAACTGCCTCTGGACTTGGACCGGTAAATCTGCTAAAGAAGCTCCAGAAATCAACTAATGTCCATCCATAAAAGATATTTAAAAAGATGGTATTAAATAAGTTTCCAATTCATAAATGAGGTTTTTTTTGCGGAGAACGCCGCTCATCGGAAAAAGAGCTATTTATGGATGGAAATTAGCTAAGGAGTG
The genomic region above belongs to Candidatus Desulfatibia profunda and contains:
- the tsaE gene encoding tRNA (adenosine(37)-N6)-threonylcarbamoyltransferase complex ATPase subunit type 1 TsaE, coding for MNTERETANSKFQITTHSPEETRQLGEKVGNRIQAGTTVTLFGDLGSGKTVFVQGLAKGLGVPEDYYITSPSYTLINEYPARHTFFHIDLYRIESTVDFEDIGLYEILDQNGVVAIEWADRLNQNLLADHVNIQIEISGDESRIICITASGLGPVNLLKKLQKSTNVHP